The following proteins are co-located in the Vigna unguiculata cultivar IT97K-499-35 chromosome 9, ASM411807v1, whole genome shotgun sequence genome:
- the LOC114162697 gene encoding nifU-like protein 3, chloroplastic, with product MLLGGALSTSISQSLNATRTIAMFYPTHRLLSLKNPVANTRGFSSKDTVFIRGHQINIKQFFGVISDRARLSKAGFVVSPICALPLTEDNVEKVLDEVRPGLMADGGNVALHEIDGLVVVLKLQGACGSCPSSTMTLKMGIETRLRDKIPEIMEVEQIMDTETGLQLTEENVEKVLSEIRPYLVGTGGGILELVEMNDYVVKVRLSGPAAGVSTVRVALTQKLRDKIPSIAAVQLID from the exons ATGTTGTTGGGTGGTGCACTTTCAACTTCAATATCTCAAAGCCTCAATGCAACAAGAACAATTGCAATGTTCTATCCAACTCACCGATTATTGTCTCTTAAG aaCCCAGTGGCAAATACCAGAGGATTTTCGTCAAAAGACACTGTTTTTATCAGGGGTCATCAAATCAATATAAAGCAATTTTTTGGGGTTATCTCGGATCGTGCTCGACTAAGCAAAGCAG GATTTGTTGTTTCCCCAATCTGTGCACTGCCACTGACAGAAGATAATGTGGAGAAGGTTTTGGATGAGGTAAGGCCTGGCTTGATGGCTGATGGAGGGAATGTGGCATTACATGAGATAGATGGTCTTGTTGTTGTCCTCAAGCTACAAGGGGCATGTGGATCATGTCCTAGCTCAACCATGACATTGAAAATGGGAATAGAAACTCGCCTCAGAGACAAGATACCTGAAATCATGGAAGTGGAACAGATAATGGACACTGAAACTGGTCTCCAGTTAACAGAAGAAAATGTAGAAAAA GTTCTTTCTGAAATTAGACCATACCTTGTTGGCACTGGGGGAGGAATATTAGAGCTTGTTGAGATGAATGATTATGTTGTGAAAGTTCGGCTAAGTGGACCTGCAGCTGGGGTTTCCACAGTTCGTGTTGCCTTAACACAGAAGCTGAGAGACAAGATACCTTCTATTGCAGCTGTGCAACTAATAGACTAA